From Triticum aestivum cultivar Chinese Spring chromosome 4A, IWGSC CS RefSeq v2.1, whole genome shotgun sequence, a single genomic window includes:
- the LOC123082903 gene encoding probable E3 ubiquitin-protein ligase ARI7 encodes MASSDNDDQGYSDFDEEEDPIELESDDDMATLLAARRQKYKVLTEDAVRALQDDCIAGVADLIQVPPAIAAIVLRHCHWSSLVVQDKWFSDEQGLRAAVGLLPPSDGDAVAEPKRKRKGKKLTCDLCFDNHAPSQMKSAGCGHLYCRVFWRGYIRAAVEDGARCLSLRCPDPSCSAAVIRDLVDDVADEEDKQRYAGFALRSYVEESKTMRWCPAPGCGLAMEYLGGESLSEQLDVVCDCGHGFCIVCAEESHRPVPCRTVREWAAKNSSESESTNWVIANTKLCPKCRRPIEKNTGCNHMTCRDPCRHQFCWICLADYHGGHTCNRYEVDEIDARQAYARASLDRYIHYYERWVAHEHSRQRASEDMFELESAREVYLEGAAADEAQRQLGFLIDAYRQILEGRRMLRWTYAYGYFADRDKLNLLECLQGEAEGSLERLHEMAEAERTASENYYAADGGVSSYFDRLAKLTKQTHDYFESMAEAFQTDLD; translated from the coding sequence ATGGCGTCGAGCGACAACGACGACCAGGGCTACAGCGATttcgacgaggaggaggacccgatCGAGCTCGAGTCGGACGACGACATGGCGACGCTGCTGGCCGCGAGGAGGCAGAAGTACAAGGTCCTCACCGAGGACGCCGTGCGCGCGCTCCAGGACGACTGCATCGCCGGGGTCGCCGACCTCATCCAGGTCCCGCCGGCGATCGCGGCCATCGTCCTGCGCCACTGCCACTGGAGCTCCCTCGTGGTCCAGGACAAGTGGTTCTCCGACGAGCAGGGCCTCCGCGCCGCCGTCGGCCTGCTGCCGCCCAGCGACGGCGACGCCGTGGCAGAGCCCAAGCGCAAGCGCAAGGGTAAGAAGCTCACCTGCGACCTCTGCTTCGACAATCACGCTCCAAGCCAGATGAAGTCGGCGGGGTGCGGCCACCTGTACTGCCGCGTTTTCTGGCGCGGGTACATACGCGCGGCGGTGGAGGACGGCGCCCGGTGCCTGTCGCTGCGGTGCCCGGACCCGTCCTGCTCGGCGGCCGTGATCCGGGACCTGGTGGACGACGTCGCCGACGAGGAGGACAAGCAGCGGTACGCGGGGTTCGCGCTCCGGTCGTACGTGGAGGAGAGCAAGACCATGAGGTGGTGCCCCGCTCCCGGGTGCGGCCTCGCCATGGAGTACCTCGGCGGGGAAAGCCTGAGCGAGCAGCTGGACGTGGTGTGCGACTGCGGCCACGGCTTCTGCATCGTGTGCGCGGAGGAGTCGCACCGGCCGGTGCCGTGCCGCACGGTGCGCGAGTGGGCGGCCAAGAACAGCTCCGAGTCGGAGAGCACCAACTGGGTGATAGCCAACACGAAGCTCTGCCCCAAGTGCCGGCGCCCCATCGAGAAGAACACGGGCTGCAACCACATGACCTGCCGGGACCCCTGCCGCCACCAGTTCTGCTGGATCTGCCTCGCCGACTACCACGGCGGCCACACCTGCAACCGCTACGAGGTCGACGAGATCGACGCCCGGCAGGCCTACGCCAGGGCCTCCCTTGACAGGTACATCCATTACTACGAGCGCTGGGTGGCGCATGAACACTCACGCCAGAGGGCCAGCGAGGACATGTTCGAGCTGGAGAGCGCCCGCGAGGTCTACCTCGAgggcgccgccgccgacgaggcGCAGAGGCAGCTCGGGTTCCTCATCGACGCCTACAGGCAGATCCTGGAGGGGCGACGGATGCTGAGGTGGACCTACGCATACGGCTACTTCGCCGACAGGGACAAGCTCAACCTCCTCGAGTGCCTCCAGGGCGAGGCCGAGGGCTCGCTGGAGCGCCTCCACGAGATGGCCGAGGCGGAGCGCACCGCCAGCGAAAACTACTACGCTGCCGACGGCGGCGTCTCGTCCTACTTCGACAGGCTAGCAAAGCTCACCAAACAGACCCACGATTACTTTGAGAGCATGGCTGAAGCTTTCCAAACCGATCTCGACTAG